The following nucleotide sequence is from Capra hircus breed San Clemente chromosome 16, ASM170441v1, whole genome shotgun sequence.
CGTTGAATCCTACTTAAGCCTAGTGTTTATCCCaaagaaaagggcttcccaggtgcctgccagtgcaggaaatgccagAGTTgagggttcgatctctaggtcggggagatcccctggagtagggcatggcacactccagtactcttgcctgggaaataccatgggcagaggagcctgatggctgcagtccatggggccgcaaagagttggacatgactgagcatgcatgcaaacacACATCCCGAATAAAAAGAactgttcttttcattattaGACCTATATTACAAAAAAACACACTTTTATTGTTATCATAATTTGAATTTCAtccttaaaattttgttttttctcttcataTATAAATGCCTATATAATAACCTTAATTTTGCCTCATGGTCCACAaaccctaaaatatttattatctggccttctatggaaaaagtttgccaacccctatTGTAGAATATTTGTTCTTTCCCTGCATGTTACCAATTTGGGAGAAAGGTGGAAAGAATGAGCCATAAACCTTAGATATGTTTTCATTCTTTGATAAGTGATCACAGGTAGAAATTAATATTGATGTTGGTTCCCTTCAAACAATGGAAAGGGGTTGATATTTTACTCAAACATTGCTCATAATTACAGAGCTTGTCCTCCCACCAGACCAAAGGTAATTCCTCTTGAATATTCCCTGGGTTGGGCCTAGTGCATATGTAATAAAGGCTTCTGTGTGTGTCACAGGAAAAACAGAATTATGAAAGTAAGTTACCAGGTGAGAAAACATAAAGCCTTGGCTCCCCAGCCTGTCTCCTTGCCTGTGCACATTAGCTAGAAGTATAGACGTTACAAAGAGGGAGCTGCCATGTGATACACCGTTCAGCTTTGGTTCTCACAAATGCTTGAGTAAGTGTAACAGTTTAAACAAAGTTAAGTGTAAACTGAGTTTGAACAAAGTTGATTAAATTACTTGATTGGAGTTTTATAACATATTTTGTTTGAAAAGAGATTTCTGTTAAGTACCCATTaatgtttctttgccttttaaatttGGCATTAACCATTTTATGGTTTGTTCTTGAATCTTCATTACCTAAAATTCCAACTCAACAATGTTATGACTTGCTTAGAAATCATATTTAATCTTATTTCTTCAGGTTCAGAGGGCCTGAATGGTATAGCTCTAGTGTCTTTTTgtggtcttttaaaatattactctGTAGTTAATTCATGGTTCTACATTATTTCTTAAATGCCAGAATGTCCGAGTGACAAGATTAACTTTGCACTAGGTACAGTTAGACAAACTTAAAACCAGATTTTGAGAGCATGGGAATaggcctttatttttaaaacagttcaTTTTTGGGAATTGTCCTTCATGCTAATATGCATGAATTAACTACAAAACCCTTTCGCTTTCTGAAGTATTCCTTTTTTCATCTCTTTGAAAGCAGAATCAGTCCTAAAGCCCAAGTGTCTTTGTTAACACTTAATACAGAAATGAcaaatactttcagttcagttcagttcagttgctcagtcatgtccaactctttgagaccccatgaattgcagcacgccaggcctccctgtccatcaccaactcccagagttcactcaaattcatgtccatcgagtgagtgatgccatccagccatctcatcctctgtcttccccttctcctcctgcccccaatccctcctagcgtcagagtctttaccagtgagtcaactcttcgcatgaggtggccaaagtactggagtttcagctttagcatcattccttccaaagaaatcccaggactgatctcctttagaatggactggttggatctacttgcagtccaagggaccctcaagagtcttcttcaacaccacagttcaaaagcatcaattctttagcactcagttttcttcatagtccaactcccacatccatacacaactactggaaaaaccatagccttgactagcggacctttgttggcaaagtaatgtctctgcttttgaatatgctatctagtttggtcataactttccttccaaggagtaagcgtcttttaatttcatggctgcaatcaccatctgcagtgattttggagcccaagaaaataaagtctgacactgtttccactgtttccccatctatttcccatgaagtgatgggaccagatgtcatgatcttcgttttctgactgttgagctttaagccagctttttcactttcctctttaagaggctctttagttcctcttcactttctgccataagggtggtgtcatctgcatacctgaggttattgatatttctcccagcaatcttaattccagctgtgcttcctccagcccagcgtttctcatgatgtactctgcataggagttaaataagcagggcgacaatatacagccttgacgtacttcttttcctatttggaaccagtccgttgttccatgtccagttctaactgttgcttcctcacctgcatataggtttctcaagaggcaggtcaggtggtctggtattcccatctctttgagaattttccacagtttattgtgatccacacagtcaaaggctttggcatagtcaataaaacagaaatagatgtttttctggcactctcttgctttttcgatgatctaacgatgttggcagtttgatctctggttccgctgccttttctaaaaccagcttgaacatcaggaagttcatggttcatgtattgctgaagcctggcttggagaattttgagcattactttactagcatgtgagatgagtgacaAATACTTTATTctactgtaaaatattttattaaatagaaCACCTTAATTATAGCTCAGATGTCATTCTACCTCTTGTCTAATGAGCATAACTTgggactccctgtccattacaTACTTAAGAAAAACTCTAcaaaaatatgttaaatgaaaaaatagttcTGGAGTATGGTGATATAACTTTGTAGAACTTTAGCGTAAGAGAATAAAAGGCAGAATTATGTTTTATCATATTAATTAAGCTTTTTGTCCCCTTAATGATTAACTCTGAAGTTTATCATTATCACCACTATTACGTGTGCTCATCCTTTTCCCCTTGTTACCCTGCATTAATTGTTCCTCAGAGAGTCTTAGGTACAAGGCATTTTACCAAGAGTACGAAAGTAAACACAAGGCACATAGTCCCGCCCCTCATGGAACTTATATCCCAGTGGAAGGCAAAAACAGTATATTTCTAATTACACTGAACAAAATGTCAGTTAACCATTTTGATAAATGGTAAAAAGAAAGGCATGGTCTTTGCTGTAGAAGCATATAATCTTGGAAGACTAGAGAAAAGCTTCCCTTCAGAAAGTTTGAACTGAGAGTTGAAAGTGAGTAGGGAGGAGGAAGTTAGGAAGAATATTCCAATAAGAAATGTttgcagaggaagaggaaggcatCTGCTCCTATTGAGacactaaaagaaaacaaataaggcTGGAACTTAGGATCTGAGGGAGTGAACCGCATAAAGTTGAGACCCAGGAGATgagcagggaactagatcaccgAGGGCCCATTAGGCCATGGTGAGGATCTTGGTCTTTCTTCTGAGAGTGATGGGAAATCATTCAAGGGTCCAATGCAGATaagatctacatttttttttaagcttgctATAACTGTTATATAAATTCTGTGGGCTTTTGCAACCTAACAGGGCTATTAAAAGAGGCAATAAGTTTAGGCTGATAAGGTGCAATAGTTTTGGTTTGTGGGAAGAcccaaaaatctgcctgcaatgcaggagacccaggttcagtccctgggtcgggaagatcctctggagaaggaaatggctactcacttcagtatccttgcctagagaatttcatggacagaggagcctagtgaggtacagtccatggagtcgcagagttggacatgaccaagggACTAATACACTTTCCCAGACCAATTATCGTCTTAGCTCTGGATTCATATTTGGATTGAAATCCTAGTTTGATACTGATGATTTGGACAAGCTATTTAACCTTTCATTGCCTCTGTTTCTGTCTGCAAAATGGGTACTATTATGCAAAGTCATGAGACTTGTAAAACCAAATGATACTGATGCATCTGAAGGACTTAGCAGAACTGACTCCTTGGCACTTAGTAAAGTAAATAAAAGCCAATTGTCATTACCATTCCTAGGTTTTGGCCTCCATTTTCTCAAATGTATTCCGAACTTGTAAAATGGCAGGAATCTCACTTGTTGCTCACAGGAATGTTAGTGAATTTACTAATTCAGGAATTCCATGTCAGTTAGGTGTCATCCTATCTATCTCTTCGAGGTTTGCAACATTTCCCATCCTCGCAGATCCTCAATTCTTTCTAAACTCTAAACCACTTATTTTCTTGAATCAATTAGTGAAAGTAGCCTTTTCTTGAGGACAGGTGACTCAGTGAAACTTCTTACACTGCTTAATCAGAAATAaggtaaaatagaaaagaaacaatttGTTCTTTGACTGGAGCAATGGTAGTATAGTAGTGAGTGTAGTTGCCTTCCAAATGCTGTCTGAACTAAGGATGACTAGTCAGGTTTGGCTTATATGAGGGGAGATAATTTATTTCAGTTGAGCAAATTAGTAGACATGTGCATCATTGTATTAAGTGTTTCAGAGGAAGGGGGATAGGAGCTATCATTTATCTGCATTTACTTCTGTGCAAGACAGTTTCTACACTTGAAGGGGCAGTGTGTACAGTAGTCAAGGCCCTAATCTTTGGGACCAGGCTACCTAGAATTAAATTCTGCCCCATCTTTTCCaagtgaaaagaccctgatgctgggaaggattgaaggcaaaaggaaaagagggcagcagaggatgagatggttagatagcatcactgactcaatggaaatgtgtttgagcaaactccaggagatagtgaaggacagggaagcctggcttgctgcagtcgatggggtcacaaaatatcagatatgactgagcaactgaataacgaCAATATTCTCTACTTACTAGCCTGGTggtgtgactgtgggcaagttcctggacctctttgtgcctcattttcttatctgtaaaggaGAGCTAATTACACCTATCTCAAAGGGTGATTTTAAGAATAAATTACTTATATGTAAAGTATTTAGAATAGTGTTTAGCATGTGCTAAGTCTTTATAAACATTGGTTATTTGTTACTTACCATTCTTTCATTGAAGACACAAGTAACCCTAGATGTACTGTTAAATCCATTTCATGGAggctaaaactgaagctcagataaTTTGCAGGGTTTTGTACAGGATTATACAGGAAGCAGTGGTGGAAATAGGACTAAGAACCAGATCTGGCTAATCCCAGAGTTCATGGCATTTCTATAATGTCCTGCTCCTTCCATTTGTTTAGGGCATGGTGCCTAGCCACAGAGTGTTTATCAGACTTATTGGGAAAGTGACATTTAGCATATAATAAAACCCATAAATGATAATTATGGATCATGATTAAGATTCACACTGAGTGTTGAGATAGTAAGTAGCATAGGCATTTAGAGTGTAAGCTAAAAGTTGGAAAATTTTAATGCAGAGTAGAgtttaagctggctttttaaaGGGATAAGTTAGAATCACAGTAAGTGGTGGAAGAAGCCATCTAAGAGAATAAGAAATAGCAGAAACAGAGGCCTGATTAGAGGCCTAGGAGAGAAAGTAGTCCAGCTGGATAGTCTGTGAAGCATTCTTTGCTAAGAGTTCACAAACAGGTGAGTCTGTTCTGAGATAGACACTTTCAAATAGGTATATACATAGCctacatttatttctatatttaactAAGATTATTGAGTGTCCACAATGTGCCAGGCATTTGATCTTACTACAGTCTTTCTTACCACAACCTTGTAGCATATTTATTACATATGTGTTACTATCTCCACTTTTCAGATTAGGAACTTGCGATTCATAGAGAGTTACATTATTTACCTAGGAGTATACTAGgaagtaggacttccctggtggctcagacggtaaaacatctgcctacaatgtgggagacctacaatgtggggttcaatccctgggtcgggaagatctcctggagaagaaaatggcaacccactccagtattctcgcctggaaaatcccatggacagaggagcctagcaggctacagtccatggggtcgcaaagagtcggacatgactgagcaacttcactttcacttttatactaggaagtgggcttccctgctggctcagcagtaaggaatctgcctgcaatgcaggagacacaggaaacatgggtttgatccctgggtcaggaagatcccctggaagaggacatggcaacccactccagtattctcgcttggagaatcccatggacagaggagtgtggcaggctatagtccatggggtcgcaaagagttggacacgactgaagcagctgaacacagcacagcacagcatactaGGAAGTAGAAGTGGGAACCAAATACCTTGATTCCAAATCTCTTGCAGTTTCTACCAAGAGAGGAACCATTTACTTAAGAAAGGTTTGAACCTATAAGACTTCGTTCATCCTTTGTTGACACaggattattttgaaatttaatttttattcgaaattttttttttcaatgccaGGAATTCTGAATGTAGGGTAAAGTATATCTTGGCATTTCCTGGCATTTCTTTTCAGCAAATAGcttatgttttgttttccatcCTACAGTCATCCTTACTCCATCCCCAATCCGAGGAGCGGGAGATGGAATGGAAACTGAGGAGCCACCTAAATCTATTGAAGTTACTCCTGGAATCCAACCTATAACACATCACATCCTTCAGAGTCCACGAAAGAAAGCAGTCCCATCGGAGAGCCCAGGAGTTCTTCAGCTAGGGAAGATTCTTGCTGAAAAAGCCGTGGAAGTCGAAGCTGTAAGAATATTAGTTCCCAAAGCCGCTATAACCCATAACATCCCCTACAAAAATGCAAAGGTTAAGTCTCTGGGACATCATAAAGGAGAACTCCTTGGCCAGCCAGAGGGAGTCACAGAACCCAGAAAGGAACTGTCCGAGGTAAAGAATACATTGGAAAAGCTCAAGAACTCTGAAAGGAGATTGCTACAGGACAAAGAAGGCCTTTCAAATCAGCTCAGAGTACAGTCAGAGGTAAGAACAGCCTTCATAGCTTTAATGACACTGGCTCTTTACACCTGGGCCTTCTAAGCCTGCATGTTAGAATGAACATAGAGAATGTtataaatatagaataaaatatattttctcttggaATGTTCATTATAACTTGTCATTACTCCGAAAGGCTTCCTCTTAAATTTCCCATTCTCTTAGTGCCCCTACTAGAATTAGTTTATATTGGGAACTTATATTCTAAACATGGTTGAAGATGACATGTAAGGTGCTTTAGACAATGTGAGGTACTTTGGACATTGTACAAGACCACCTATAAGTTATTAAGGAGGTTATTACAGTTAAGAACTCACAGGCCAGCGATTAACCAAATCAACTAGTTAGTAATCCTTGCTTTAAGAATCCATAAATTCCAAGTATTTTTTCTATGTATAGATAATTCTTAGAATAAAGAAAATTGTGGAGTAAGCACTGGTATCTTCATTGTAAATTGTAAATTGGCAATGACCTATATTGCTTGAtttacttttgttgttgctgttcagtcactaagctgtgtccagttctttgcaaccccacgaactgcaacacgccaggcctccctgttcatcaccatctcctagagcttactcaaactcatgtgcattgagtcggtgatgccatccaaccatctcttcctctgtcgcccccttctcctcctgccctcaatctttcccagcatcagggtattttccaatgagttggctcttcacatcaggtgactaaCAGAGAAACAAAGTGAGGAGCAGTAAGGGAATATTTGCTAAAATGTAAAgtttaaaagctattaaaaaaaagtcaatagtCTTTAATCTTTACATCCTAGTAAATATTGCCTTACCACTGCCCACTTTGTTTCTGTTAGGTTATACATCTTTCTACTAGAGGTTAGTCTCTATAAGTGACACCATGGTTACTCTTACCCAAATATGTTTCTAatgtatttaataatatattttaaataactaatttgaaatttaaaaactagtacatatttatttgtaaacatcttagaaaatacagaaaaaacaatgaaaatagtatCACCTATAAATACCATCCAGCTATACATGCATAATTATACATATTGAGTTCATTTTTGCCTTGTAATTTACTTTTTTTAGTTGTTAATATTTTCCTATGTCTCAAGAtattctattaaaatatcattattaATAGCAACAGTTTTTCAATGACTATACCACATACCAATACCTTTTATTggacatttgttttaattttgtttcatttttgataACAATGTGAAGAACATGATTATAGACATCTTGAATTGCTTTCTTTGCTTAAATTCTTAAAAATCCTAGGGCACAAAGAAaccaatttttaatttatttttcttttttagcaagGAATGCcaagccttttttttccttttttttttacaacactgtattggttttgccatacactgacatgaatccaatttttaaatgttgaaaaagaTTTATAAAACACTGTCATACTTTTTAGCAAAATTTATtggttcagttttttaaatttttgcctttttaagtgTTGACAAGAGGCAGTTTGTAATATTTATGATAATGATTTGTACTCTTAAGAGGCTCAAATTataaccacatggactatagatTAATAGAGATATAGACATggtatgtatatattatgaaacTTAACTATTTGATACCACTTTTTGATATGTACTTGTAGTAATGGAGGTCCAAATTACATATGAAGCACAGTTTCTTTCCTGTTCATTTTGCTACACCGAACTCACTGGCATTATTTTGAACTTGTATTGGTCATGATTTCTTCCAGGTCAATCGTGAGTTAAAAAAGCTGCTGGTGGCTTCTGTTGGGGATGACCTTCAGTATCACTTTGAACGTGTAGCCCGCGAGAAAAATCagcttattttagaaaatgaagcCCTGGGTCGAAacattgctcagctttctgaaCAGTTAGAACGGATGTCGATACAGTGTGATGTGTGGCGAAGTAAATTCCTCGCAAGCaggtattttctattttatttcctagTTTTTGCTCTGCCAGATTTGTTGACCCTCCTAATGCCAAAAAAAAATGGATTGTAGTGTGAAAATTTCTGACTGAGATTGTCAGATTACCTCATACGTTATTTAAGAGGTGGACTCTCCCTTCTCTGGATGGTCATACAGTAAATAGTAATTCATTTCCTACTTTTTGCTCTGTCAGATTTGTTGACCCttctaatgcaaaaaaaaaaaaaaaaaaactggattgtAGTGTGAAAATTTCTGACTGAGATTGTCAAATTAACTCATACATGATTTAAGAGATGGACTTGCTCTCCTCTGGATGGTCATACAGTCTCCCTACATGGAAAAGTGCTAGCATAAAGCTACCCCCTCATTCCGGAATTCTGAGTTACTCTTCTGTAGTGGAAATCACTCTGACTACAATGTTTaagatcaaaacaaaacaaaactcggacagctaataaatatttaaatttttaaaagatttttcccCATACTCTCTCTAAAAACTCACATATCATTGCCACTCCATAATGTCTTATTTTATCTCTCAGACTCTGTTCTCATTGCTCATTTAAGTACATCATAATAGAGTTTCCCAACCTTTTTCTCTCCATGCACAAATAGAAAGTGATAATAATCTGCATGGCATACTGGAAAAGGCTACCTCTCCAGTAGAGGCAAGAACTTTAGGCCCTTATAACCCCCAGGCCCATGAACACAACTGGTAGTTGGGAAGGTCTCTCATATGTTACGATTTTCTATTCATCCCCTCCTTCCAACTTTGAGTTACTGGAGAACAGAATCTGGGTGTTACCCATCTGTGTATTTTCAGCGTTTAGCTCAGTGCTTCACATATAATATGTTATAATAACATTGATTTAAATTTAATCATCTGGAGGTTTCTCACAAACACTAAAGGTTTCCAGTCTGTACCTTAAGAACCACTGATtgtaatgaatatatttttagaaagttaTTTCTTCATGTCTTAATATCGGTGATACTTTCTAATAATTGATTACTCTTAAAATCCTTAATTTGTTTTCTACTGGTACTAATAAAGGATGTATTTGAAGAAACGAATTTACTGTTTATTGGCTTAGaatgaataagttcatttttactgAACAGCTTAAGAAGCAAATCATGCCTGCATTTTACAGATTACTACAATATGTAACTTATTAAACATTCTGATCAATGTTAATAGTAATACTTTGAGGGCAATAATAGTGAAACCAAACTTTATTGATATTTTAGTTGATTTAATCTTTTAACATCAGAACTGTTTTCATTTTAAGGAATTCAGTGGTTACTCTGGTCTGAGACTTTAATTTTAGTTGTAAGATTTTTCAACtgaataaaaatacttaaaaattttgcTTCAGTTCTATCACTAGAGAATTGTTAAATACATTTTGTTACATCCAATCAGAAAACatgaagctgttttttttttttttaaccagaaagGAAACGAAATGGCTCTATATATgctaatatgaaaaaaatcatcAAGGTAAATTATTAGGTGAAAAAGTGAACTACAGAAAAGTTTGTATCAGATAAttcctttttgtaaataaaattaattaatatatttagttttatacaTACTTTTATGCTGATATACATATAAGTTACTTTTTCCTAGAAAAATATATTGGTTGCTTTATTGATTACTGATTATAAAAGGAGGGGCCGGGCTGCTGGACAAGatgactttgttttccttttatataaaCCTTTCTATACTTAATGTTTTTCTAATGTCAAAAGGTTAATGAGTGGTAGAAAAAGAACTCttgtttttcctctaaaattttcTCTATTTGAGAACAATTAATGTTA
It contains:
- the BLZF1 gene encoding golgin-45 isoform X1: MTTLESLETKVILTPSPIRGAGDGMETEEPPKSIEVTPGIQPITHHILQSPRKKAVPSESPGVLQLGKILAEKAVEVEAVRILVPKAAITHNIPYKNAKVKSLGHHKGELLGQPEGVTEPRKELSEVKNTLEKLKNSERRLLQDKEGLSNQLRVQSEVNRELKKLLVASVGDDLQYHFERVAREKNQLILENEALGRNIAQLSEQLERMSIQCDVWRSKFLASRVMADELTNSRAVLQRQNRDAQSAIQDLLSEREQFRQEMIATQKLLEELLVSLQWGREQTYYPSGQPHSTAELALTNHKLAKAVNSHLLGNVGTNGQKKVPSTVEFCSTPAEKMAETVLRILDPVTCTESSPDNPFSESSPTTLLATKKNIGRFHPYTRYENITFNCCNHCQGELIAL
- the BLZF1 gene encoding golgin-45 isoform X2; this encodes MTTLESLETKVILTPSPIRGAGDGMETEEPPKSIEVTPGIQPITHHILQSPRKKAVPSESPGVLQLGKILAEKAVEVEAVRILVPKAAITHNIPYKNAKVKSLGHHKGELLGQPEGVTEPRKELSEVKNTLEKLKNSERRLLQDKEGLSNQLRVQSEVNRELKKLLVASVGDDLQYHFERVAREKNQLILENEALGRNIAQLSEQLERMSIQCDVWRSKFLASRVMADELTNSRAVLQRQNRDAQSAIQDLLSEREQFRQEMIATQKLLEELLVSLQWGREQTYYPSGQPHSTAELALTNHKLAKAVNSHLLGNVGTNGQKKVPSTVEFCSTPAEKMAETHLTKLHKNRRISKTKLKKQ